The Paenibacillus sp. RC334 nucleotide sequence GTGTAGTGCCGCCTTTTGCACGACCCTTCATATGACCACGTTGTTGCTTACGATGTTTTACGCGTTTTGGTACCAACATGATTAGTTGCCTCCTTCCTGAGGAGCTTGTTTCTTAGCTGGAGGAAGAACCTCTCCACGATAAATCCATACCTTTACGCCAATACGACCGTAAGTTGTATGAGCTTCCGCTGTACCGTAGTCAATGTCGGCACGAAGCGTATGCAGTGGAACTGTTCCTTCGCTGTACCCTTCGGAACGAGCGATTTCGGCACCGCCAAGACGTCCGCCTACTTGAGTTTTAATTCCTTTTGCTCCAGAACGCATAGTTCTTTGAATTGCTTGTTTCAAAGCACGACGGAAAGAAACGCGACGTTCCAATTGTTGTGCAATGCTCTCAGCAACCAAGATTGCATCCAGCTCAGGATTTTTAATTTCAGAAATATTGATGTGTACCTTTTTACCACCTGCGATTTTAGTAATTTCATTACGCAAGTTTTCAACTTCGGAACCACCCTTACCGATAACCATACCAGGCTTCGCAGTGTGAATCGTTACGTTGACACGGTTAGCTGCTCTCTCGATTTCAACACGGGATACAGCGGAATCTTTCAATCTTTTTTTCAGATGTTCACGAATTCTAACGTCTTCTAGCAAAAGATCACCGAAATCTTTGCCTGCATACCATTTGGATTCCCAATCACGGATAATACCGATTCGGAGTCCGATTGGATTTACCTTTTGGCCCACACGTTTTCCCTCCTTATTTTTCAGATACCACCAAAGTAATATGACTGGTGCGTTTATTGATGCGGCTTGCACGTCCCATTGCACGCGGGCGGAACCGTTTCATTGTAGGACCTTGGTTCACAAAAACTTGCGATACAACCAACTTGTTCACGTCCAAAGAGTAGTTGTGGTCTGCATTTGCAATAGCAGAGTTCAACAGCTTCTCAACGACTGGAGAAGCGGATTTCGGAGTATGGCGAAGAATTGCGATCGCCTCACCAACCTGCTTGCCGCGAATCAAATCGATAACGAGTTTAACTTTACGAGCGGAAATCCGTACGGATTTAGCATGTGCTTTTGCTTCCATTGAGTTTACCTCCTCTCAAACACTACGCTGTGTTGATTATCTTCTTGTTTTCTTATCGTCATCCGAATGGCCTTTATAGGTACGTGTTGGAGCGAATTCGCCCAATTTGTGTCCGACCATATCTTCCGTTACGTATACTGGCACGTGTTTACGACCATCGTATACACCAAACGTATGTCCGATAAATTGCGGGAAAATTGTAGAGCGACGGGACCAAGTTTTGATCACGACTTTTTTGTCCGATTCGTTCAAAACCTCTACTTTTTTCAGCAAGTAACCATCAATGAATGGTCCTTTTTTGAGACTGCGACCCATGTATGAATCCTCCCTTCGTTAAAACGTTGTCGTTCCTTAATATGTTAACGTGCGACTTAAGCGCACGTCTTATTACTTAGTACGACGACGAACGATGTATTTATCAGATGCTTTGCCTTTTTTACGTGTTTTGTAACCAAGGGTTGGTTTACCCCATGGAGACATTGGAGATTTACGTCCGATTGGAGCGCGACCTTCACCACCACCGTGTGGGTGATCATTAGGGTTCATAACAACACCACGAACTTCAGGACGTTGTCCCAACCAACGGCTACGTCCGGCTTTACCGATCTTCACCAATTCATGGTCTTCGTTACCAACAGAACCGATTGTAGCGCGGCAAACTTTCAGAACGCGACGAACTTCACCAGAAGTCAAACGAATTGTTACATACTTCTCTTCTTTACCAAGAAGCTGGGCTTCCGTACCGGCAGCGCGAACGAGTTGACCACCTTTGCCCGGTTTCAATTCGATGTTGTGGATAACCGTACCTACTGGAATGTTCTCCAAAGGCAAAGAGTTACCGATTTTGATATCGGAACCTACGCCGGAAACCACTTCGTCCCCTACTTTCAAGCCTTTAGGAGCGATGATATAACGTTTTTCACCATCCACATAGTGGATAAGTGCGATGTTGGACGTACGGTTCGGATCATATTCGATCGTAGCAACGCGGCCCGGTATTCCATCTTTGTTACGTTTGAAGTCGATAATACGGTATTTACGTTTGTGTCCACCGCCATGATGACGAACCGTAATTTTACCTTGGTTATTACGTCCAGCTTGCTTGCTCAGAGGCGCCAGCAACGATTTCTCGGGCTGATTAGTTGTGATCTCCTCGAAAGTAGATACAGACATAGCGCGTCTGGCCGGGGACGTCGGTTTATACTTTTTAATTGGCACTGAGTTTCCCTCCTTACTTTACAGTTTCAATTATACCGTTTCAAAAAACTCAAGCGGCTTACTGTCTTTGCTCAGCGTTACGAACGCTTTTTTCCACTCGCTCGTATAGCCGGAATGACGTCCGTAGCGTTTTGGTTTTGCAGGAACACGAAGCGTGTTTACGTTACTTACTTTCACGTTAAAGATCGCTTCGATTGCTTTTTTAACTTCGACTTTATTGGAAC carries:
- the rpsC gene encoding 30S ribosomal protein S3, whose amino-acid sequence is MGQKVNPIGLRIGIIRDWESKWYAGKDFGDLLLEDVRIREHLKKRLKDSAVSRVEIERAANRVNVTIHTAKPGMVIGKGGSEVENLRNEITKIAGGKKVHINISEIKNPELDAILVAESIAQQLERRVSFRRALKQAIQRTMRSGAKGIKTQVGGRLGGAEIARSEGYSEGTVPLHTLRADIDYGTAEAHTTYGRIGVKVWIYRGEVLPPAKKQAPQEGGN
- the rplV gene encoding 50S ribosomal protein L22 yields the protein MEAKAHAKSVRISARKVKLVIDLIRGKQVGEAIAILRHTPKSASPVVEKLLNSAIANADHNYSLDVNKLVVSQVFVNQGPTMKRFRPRAMGRASRINKRTSHITLVVSEK
- the rplW gene encoding 50S ribosomal protein L23, translating into MKDPRDIIKRPVITERTAGMMNDLKYVFEVDIRSNKVEVKKAIEAIFNVKVSNVNTLRVPAKPKRYGRHSGYTSEWKKAFVTLSKDSKPLEFFETV
- the rplB gene encoding 50S ribosomal protein L2 codes for the protein MPIKKYKPTSPARRAMSVSTFEEITTNQPEKSLLAPLSKQAGRNNQGKITVRHHGGGHKRKYRIIDFKRNKDGIPGRVATIEYDPNRTSNIALIHYVDGEKRYIIAPKGLKVGDEVVSGVGSDIKIGNSLPLENIPVGTVIHNIELKPGKGGQLVRAAGTEAQLLGKEEKYVTIRLTSGEVRRVLKVCRATIGSVGNEDHELVKIGKAGRSRWLGQRPEVRGVVMNPNDHPHGGGEGRAPIGRKSPMSPWGKPTLGYKTRKKGKASDKYIVRRRTK
- the rpsS gene encoding 30S ribosomal protein S19, which produces MGRSLKKGPFIDGYLLKKVEVLNESDKKVVIKTWSRRSTIFPQFIGHTFGVYDGRKHVPVYVTEDMVGHKLGEFAPTRTYKGHSDDDKKTRR